A window from Sphingobacterium hotanense encodes these proteins:
- a CDS encoding succinate dehydrogenase cytochrome b subunit, with protein MSKSKPVLTSSLGKKLIMSLTGLFLCTFLIVHLIGNLQLFKDDAGYAFNNYAYFMTHFTPIKVVSYLLYASIIIHAVYALVLTTKNKAARPIGYNQYDGKASSAWNSRNMGILGTVLLVFIVTHMQNFWYQYKFGSTPYVEYHTELATGNQEIISLDEIPAEYDGYKIFVNEGVETVQSKDLYKQVAVAFQNPFLVGLYLLGMAALSFHLIHGFQSAFQTIGFNHKRYVGIIKWIGIWIFGIIIPIAFAAMPLYFYFVK; from the coding sequence ATGAGTAAATCAAAGCCAGTATTAACATCTTCACTAGGGAAGAAACTAATCATGAGCTTGACAGGATTGTTCTTATGTACGTTCTTGATTGTTCATTTGATTGGTAATTTACAGCTCTTTAAAGATGATGCGGGGTATGCGTTCAACAATTACGCTTATTTCATGACCCACTTTACACCTATCAAGGTAGTTTCTTACTTACTTTACGCTTCTATCATTATCCACGCGGTTTACGCTTTAGTATTGACTACTAAAAACAAAGCGGCGAGACCAATTGGCTACAACCAGTATGATGGTAAAGCGAGCAGTGCTTGGAACTCACGTAACATGGGAATCTTAGGTACTGTATTATTAGTTTTCATCGTAACACACATGCAAAACTTCTGGTACCAGTACAAGTTTGGTTCTACTCCTTATGTAGAATACCACACTGAACTAGCAACAGGAAATCAAGAGATCATCTCTTTAGATGAGATTCCTGCAGAGTATGACGGGTATAAAATCTTTGTTAACGAAGGTGTAGAAACTGTTCAGTCAAAAGATTTATACAAGCAAGTTGCTGTAGCATTCCAAAATCCTTTCTTAGTTGGATTATATCTTTTAGGAATGGCTGCCTTGTCATTTCACTTAATTCACGGTTTCCAGTCTGCATTCCAGACAATTGGTTTCAACCACAAGCGCTATGTCGGCATCATTAAATGGATTGGAATTTGGATATTCGGTATCATCATTCCAATTGCCTTCGCTGCAATGCCGTTGTATTTTTATTTTGTTAAATAG
- a CDS encoding porin family protein, whose protein sequence is MKKIILAFAALFLMVQASQAQLLPSFKLGVKGALNFSSLKSDGKWLNSDTKTGYQLGVWGRVGIAGFHVQPELYYSQKKAGFDPTEDAEAGEVTIKSMDLPILLGTRIGLGPLGVRIQAGPVFSFAQDGKFDIKTATNFADYKKTSTGIIGGVGADIRNFTVDLRYEHGLNNLSESSNQKQKISMWSIGVGYAFL, encoded by the coding sequence ATGAAAAAAATTATACTAGCATTTGCTGCGCTATTTCTAATGGTGCAGGCTTCACAAGCTCAATTGCTACCTAGTTTCAAATTAGGGGTTAAGGGTGCATTAAACTTCTCTAGTTTAAAATCTGATGGCAAATGGTTGAACTCTGACACCAAAACGGGTTATCAACTAGGTGTTTGGGGCCGTGTTGGGATTGCAGGCTTCCACGTGCAGCCAGAGCTTTATTATAGCCAAAAGAAAGCAGGATTCGATCCTACAGAAGATGCTGAGGCTGGCGAAGTGACGATTAAAAGTATGGATCTTCCTATTCTATTAGGTACTAGAATCGGATTAGGTCCATTAGGCGTACGTATCCAAGCAGGTCCGGTATTTTCATTTGCACAAGATGGAAAATTCGATATCAAGACTGCGACAAATTTTGCAGATTATAAAAAGACATCAACAGGAATCATTGGAGGTGTTGGTGCCGATATCCGCAACTTCACTGTAGATCTTCGCTATGAGCACGGTTTAAACAACCTCAGCGAAAGCAGCAACCAAAAACAAAAGATCAGTATGTGGTCGATTGGCGTAGGATATGCATTCCTGTAA
- a CDS encoding CsbD family protein translates to MINFKIQAQDWPILKLKLQRKYNRLTDEDLTFQDGQEDELLRRLAKRLHRNVDYVLFTLSKEMSDLDSNRL, encoded by the coding sequence ATGATTAATTTCAAGATTCAAGCGCAAGATTGGCCTATTCTAAAGCTAAAATTACAACGTAAATACAACCGACTTACCGATGAAGATCTGACGTTCCAAGACGGTCAGGAAGATGAATTGTTAAGGCGTTTGGCAAAGCGACTTCACAGGAATGTTGATTATGTGCTTTTCACCTTGTCAAAGGAAATGTCTGACCTGGACTCTAATAGATTGTAA
- a CDS encoding tRNA-binding protein gives MQEELISWADFERVDLRVGTILTAEDFPKAKRAAYQLTVDFGEEIGILKSSAQITVHYTKEELVGRQVVAVVNFPKKQIANFMSECLVTGFEDHNGDIILTTVERQVPNGSKLK, from the coding sequence ATGCAGGAAGAGCTGATCAGCTGGGCTGATTTCGAGCGCGTAGATTTAAGAGTGGGAACTATTCTAACTGCCGAGGATTTTCCGAAGGCGAAGCGAGCAGCCTATCAATTGACTGTGGATTTTGGAGAAGAAATAGGTATCCTCAAATCAAGCGCACAAATAACAGTACATTATACAAAGGAAGAATTGGTCGGTCGGCAGGTAGTGGCCGTGGTCAATTTTCCAAAAAAGCAGATAGCAAACTTTATGTCCGAATGTCTAGTGACCGGATTTGAAGATCATAACGGAGATATCATCCTAACGACCGTTGAGCGTCAAGTTCCAAACGGTTCCAAATTAAAATAA
- a CDS encoding nucleoside deaminase, whose translation MKVYNFESDLNLTPENSDQQYMREALKLAEQAFRENEVPIGAIIVANGKIIGKGYNLTERLNDVTAHAEMQAFTAAANFLGGKYLKDCTLYVTIEPCVMCAGASYWTQISRIVYGAKDEKRGYSAIHDKIIHPKTEIKSGVLEEDCANLVKSFFRNKR comes from the coding sequence ATGAAAGTTTACAACTTTGAGAGTGATCTGAATTTAACACCTGAAAATTCAGACCAACAGTATATGCGCGAAGCACTGAAGCTCGCGGAACAAGCATTCCGGGAGAATGAGGTGCCTATTGGGGCTATCATCGTTGCAAATGGCAAGATTATCGGGAAAGGCTATAACCTGACGGAACGCCTTAACGACGTTACGGCCCATGCAGAGATGCAAGCCTTTACGGCGGCTGCCAATTTCCTTGGCGGCAAATATCTAAAAGACTGTACCCTATATGTCACGATTGAACCATGCGTCATGTGCGCTGGAGCATCCTATTGGACCCAAATCAGTAGAATCGTATATGGTGCGAAGGATGAAAAACGGGGATACTCAGCAATTCATGATAAAATTATACACCCCAAGACGGAAATCAAGTCTGGCGTGCTCGAAGAAGACTGTGCAAACTTAGTAAAGTCTTTTTTTCGTAATAAACGCTAA
- a CDS encoding superoxide dismutase, producing the protein MAFQLEALPYAADALEPHIDKETMEIHHDRHHQAYVDNLNKAIAGTDAENASLEDIIKNISKYPAAVRNNGGGHYNHQLFWTVLGANKGGEPTGELATAINDTFGSFDELKKKLQEAGATRFGSGWSWLIVGADGKLAVTSTPNQDNPLMDVAEVKGTPILGIDVWEHAYYLKYQNKRPAYLDAIFNVIDWDAVAERYNAAK; encoded by the coding sequence ATGGCATTTCAATTAGAAGCGTTACCATACGCAGCAGACGCATTAGAACCACATATTGACAAAGAAACAATGGAGATTCACCATGATCGCCATCACCAAGCTTACGTAGACAATTTGAACAAAGCTATTGCCGGTACTGATGCTGAGAATGCTTCTCTAGAAGACATTATCAAAAACATTAGTAAATACCCTGCAGCAGTTCGCAACAATGGTGGTGGTCACTACAACCACCAATTATTCTGGACTGTATTAGGTGCTAATAAAGGTGGTGAGCCTACAGGTGAGTTGGCGACTGCGATCAACGACACTTTCGGTTCATTCGATGAATTGAAAAAGAAATTACAAGAAGCCGGTGCGACTCGTTTCGGATCAGGTTGGTCTTGGTTAATCGTTGGTGCTGATGGGAAATTAGCTGTTACATCAACTCCAAATCAAGATAATCCACTTATGGATGTTGCTGAAGTAAAAGGTACGCCAATCCTTGGCATTGACGTTTGGGAGCATGCGTACTACTTAAAGTACCAAAACAAACGCCCAGCCTACTTAGATGCAATCTTCAATGTGATTGATTGGGATGCGGTTGCAGAGCGTTATAACGCAGCAAAGTAA
- the pruA gene encoding L-glutamate gamma-semialdehyde dehydrogenase, translating into MLKGFFNVPVPTNEPVYSYAPGTKERSLLKEAIAAARANEIDVPMYIGGEEVHTTKKGKLTPPHDHQHILGHYSQGTKEHVKQAIDAALAAKNDWENLPWEQRAAIFLKAAELISSKYRYKLNAATMLGQSKNAYQAEIDSACEIADFLRFNVKYMSEIYQQQPPISPKNVWNRVEQRPLEGFVFALTPFNFTAIAGNLPTSAAMMGNVVVWKPSNTQIYSANVLMQIFKEAGVPDGVINLVYVSGPEAGDVIFKHPDFAGIHFTGSTGVFQDIWKTIGENIHVYKTYPRIVGETGGKDFILAHPSADLDVLNTALVRGAFEFQGQKCSAASRAYVPKSLWEDLKKSMERDIKSFRIGGTEDFSNFINAVIDEKSFDKITKYIDRAKESKDAEVVIGGEYDKSKGYFIHPTVILAKKGDYETLSEELFGPVLTIYVYDDNKWEETLKLVDETSIYALTGSIIAQDRYAIEEATHYLRNAAGNFYINDKCTGAVVGQQPFGGARGSGTNDKAGSMINLLRWVSPRTIKETFNPDTDYRYPFLSEE; encoded by the coding sequence ATGTTAAAAGGATTTTTTAATGTTCCTGTACCGACGAATGAGCCAGTATACAGCTATGCTCCAGGAACTAAAGAAAGAAGCTTATTAAAAGAAGCTATTGCTGCTGCTAGAGCAAATGAAATTGACGTCCCAATGTATATCGGTGGCGAGGAAGTACATACTACGAAAAAAGGTAAATTAACTCCTCCGCATGATCACCAACATATCCTAGGCCATTATAGCCAAGGAACAAAAGAGCATGTTAAGCAAGCAATCGATGCTGCATTAGCTGCGAAGAACGATTGGGAGAATTTGCCATGGGAGCAACGCGCTGCTATCTTCTTGAAAGCTGCCGAATTAATTTCTAGCAAATACCGCTACAAATTAAATGCTGCAACAATGTTAGGTCAATCTAAAAATGCTTATCAAGCAGAGATTGATTCAGCATGTGAGATCGCTGACTTCTTGCGTTTCAACGTGAAATACATGTCAGAAATCTACCAACAACAACCTCCAATCAGCCCTAAGAATGTTTGGAACCGTGTGGAGCAACGCCCATTAGAGGGATTTGTTTTCGCATTGACGCCATTCAACTTTACCGCTATCGCTGGTAACTTGCCTACAAGTGCGGCTATGATGGGTAACGTGGTTGTATGGAAACCATCGAACACACAAATTTATTCAGCAAACGTATTGATGCAAATCTTTAAAGAAGCTGGTGTACCTGATGGTGTTATCAACTTAGTATATGTATCAGGACCTGAAGCTGGTGATGTTATCTTCAAACATCCAGATTTTGCAGGTATCCACTTCACGGGTTCTACCGGTGTCTTCCAAGATATTTGGAAAACAATTGGTGAGAATATCCACGTATATAAAACTTATCCACGTATCGTAGGAGAGACAGGTGGTAAAGACTTTATCCTTGCACACCCTTCGGCAGATCTTGATGTGCTGAACACCGCATTAGTAAGAGGTGCTTTCGAGTTCCAAGGACAAAAATGTTCTGCAGCTTCTCGCGCCTATGTTCCTAAGTCACTTTGGGAAGATTTGAAAAAATCAATGGAGCGAGATATCAAATCGTTCAGAATCGGTGGTACTGAGGACTTCAGCAACTTTATCAATGCTGTAATCGACGAGAAATCATTCGATAAGATTACGAAGTACATCGATAGAGCGAAAGAATCTAAAGATGCAGAAGTAGTAATCGGTGGTGAATACGATAAATCAAAAGGTTATTTTATCCACCCTACAGTTATTTTAGCGAAAAAAGGAGATTACGAAACTTTATCTGAAGAGTTATTCGGCCCGGTTTTAACGATCTACGTATATGACGATAACAAATGGGAAGAAACTTTGAAACTAGTAGATGAAACATCTATCTATGCTTTAACAGGTTCTATCATTGCTCAGGATCGTTACGCTATTGAAGAGGCAACTCATTACCTACGTAATGCTGCAGGTAACTTCTACATCAACGATAAATGTACAGGTGCAGTAGTAGGCCAACAGCCATTTGGTGGTGCTAGAGGTTCTGGTACAAACGATAAGGCAGGGTCGATGATCAACCTATTACGTTGGGTATCGCCAAGAACAATCAAAGAAACATTCAATCCGGATACAGACTACAGATATCCATTCTTATCCGAAGAATAA
- the recA gene encoding recombinase RecA, translating into MSNSDKLKALQLTLDKLEKSFGKGTIMKLGDTAVEPIESISTGSLGLDIALGIGGVPKGRIIEIYGPESSGKTTLATHIVAEAQKKGGIAAIIDAEHAFDKYYAQKLGVDIENLLISQPDHGEQALEIADNLIRSGAIDVIVIDSVAALVPKGEIEGEMGESKMGLQARLMSQALRKLTGTIAKTNCCCIFINQLREKIGVMFGNPETTTGGNALKFYASVRLDIRRTSQIKDADEVAGNRVKVKIVKNKVAPPFRIAEFDIMFGEGISKVGEIIDLGVEYGIVKKSGSWFSYGDTKLGQGRDAVKSLLLDNPDLSDELEAKIRAEVTGQNLDETILNEDE; encoded by the coding sequence ATGAGCAACTCAGACAAATTAAAGGCGCTACAGCTTACTTTAGATAAATTAGAAAAATCGTTCGGTAAAGGTACGATCATGAAATTAGGTGATACTGCAGTAGAGCCTATCGAGTCTATTTCTACGGGATCCTTAGGTTTAGATATCGCCTTAGGTATTGGCGGTGTTCCTAAAGGCCGTATCATTGAGATTTACGGTCCTGAATCATCAGGTAAGACAACTTTAGCGACGCATATTGTTGCGGAAGCACAGAAAAAAGGTGGTATTGCTGCAATCATTGATGCGGAGCACGCTTTTGATAAGTACTACGCTCAGAAATTAGGTGTTGATATCGAGAACTTATTGATTTCTCAGCCTGACCATGGTGAGCAAGCGCTAGAAATTGCTGACAACTTAATCCGTTCGGGAGCTATTGATGTCATCGTAATTGACTCGGTTGCTGCATTGGTGCCAAAGGGAGAGATTGAAGGTGAAATGGGTGAGTCGAAGATGGGTCTGCAAGCGCGTTTAATGTCGCAAGCCCTACGTAAGCTTACAGGTACGATCGCAAAAACAAACTGTTGTTGTATATTCATCAACCAATTGCGTGAGAAAATTGGTGTGATGTTCGGTAATCCAGAAACGACTACAGGTGGTAATGCGCTTAAGTTCTACGCTTCTGTTCGTTTAGACATCCGTCGTACATCGCAGATCAAAGATGCTGATGAAGTAGCAGGTAACCGTGTTAAAGTAAAAATCGTTAAGAATAAAGTAGCTCCTCCATTCCGTATTGCTGAATTTGACATTATGTTCGGCGAAGGTATTTCTAAGGTTGGTGAAATCATTGACTTAGGTGTAGAATATGGAATCGTTAAGAAATCAGGTTCTTGGTTTAGCTATGGAGATACAAAATTAGGTCAAGGTCGTGATGCTGTGAAGTCGCTATTGTTAGATAACCCTGATTTATCAGATGAGTTAGAAGCAAAAATTAGAGCAGAGGTTACAGGTCAGAATTTAGACGAGACGATCTTAAACGAAGACGAATAA
- the nth gene encoding endonuclease III — protein MLKKDRYKAFVEYFSTHNPDAQTELNYSNPFELLVAVILSAQCTDKRINQITPALFARYPDAESLAESSVDEVFSYIRSVSYPNNKAKHLVGMGQKLLSEFNGVVPEKIEDLVKLPGVGRKTANVISSVVYHNPAMAVDTHVFRVANRLGLTSRATTPLAVEKQLVKYLPKDTIAIAHHWLILHGRYICLARKPKCEECPITYFCKYFEKTYKAKAIVEKDLE, from the coding sequence ATGCTTAAGAAAGACAGGTATAAGGCTTTTGTGGAGTATTTTTCTACGCACAATCCGGATGCACAAACTGAGTTAAATTATAGTAATCCCTTCGAATTGTTGGTCGCGGTAATCTTATCGGCACAATGTACCGATAAGCGAATTAATCAGATCACCCCCGCCCTATTTGCGCGTTATCCTGATGCGGAGAGCTTAGCGGAAAGCTCGGTCGATGAGGTATTTTCTTACATCCGTTCGGTGAGCTATCCGAATAATAAGGCCAAACATTTGGTTGGTATGGGACAGAAATTGCTAAGCGAATTTAATGGGGTTGTGCCGGAAAAGATTGAAGACCTTGTGAAACTTCCCGGGGTCGGCAGAAAGACGGCAAATGTGATATCCTCGGTGGTCTACCATAACCCGGCGATGGCTGTTGACACACATGTGTTCCGCGTGGCAAACCGACTTGGTCTAACTTCCAGAGCAACGACTCCCTTGGCGGTAGAGAAGCAATTAGTGAAGTACCTGCCGAAAGATACGATTGCGATTGCGCATCATTGGTTGATTCTTCATGGACGTTATATCTGTCTGGCAAGGAAACCGAAGTGTGAAGAATGTCCGATTACCTATTTCTGCAAATACTTTGAGAAAACCTATAAAGCGAAAGCTATTGTAGAAAAGGACCTAGAATAA
- a CDS encoding SGNH/GDSL hydrolase family protein, producing MKKNFRLYIGLAILGLVSSCKPEIDAPTFSKGTADFSKYVAIGNSLTSGYADNGLYLEGQKVAFPNLMAAQMKNVGGGDFTSPFFPADKANGSGYIMLESLVDGNPVMKPVTTDLAIRGANAAGKPLYIKYTDPIQNLGVPGMRLDMAFAQGVGTANGNPYFERLLPDNTPATMTYFQYAAGHDYTFFSFWLGNNDVLGYAMNGAVSTVNTPAGPVEDPTKNLTSLPLFTQLYTNFITTLTAKGQKGVVATIPDVTAVPFLNTVTTARLNAGVEAASQGAFKNVIIKTKTGVRPATAKDLFPLTFNTAALGKPNEVGPGYGISPANPIEDHNVLDEAEVAQVSARVNEFNTVIKQVAESKSVAVADVHAFLNKVKGGYVYNGIGISSAFITGNAFSLDGVHLTPMGNAIVANLFIDAINKEYNASIPKVDISLYRGVKYPN from the coding sequence ATGAAAAAGAACTTTAGATTATATATTGGACTAGCAATTTTAGGACTTGTTAGTTCCTGTAAACCCGAAATTGATGCTCCAACTTTTAGTAAGGGTACTGCAGACTTTTCGAAATATGTAGCCATTGGTAACTCGCTAACATCGGGTTATGCGGATAATGGCCTTTATTTAGAAGGTCAGAAAGTAGCTTTTCCGAACTTGATGGCAGCGCAGATGAAGAATGTGGGTGGCGGCGATTTTACTTCACCATTCTTCCCGGCAGATAAAGCAAACGGTTCCGGATATATTATGTTGGAATCTTTAGTGGATGGAAATCCTGTGATGAAGCCGGTAACAACTGATTTAGCGATTCGCGGAGCTAATGCAGCTGGGAAACCATTATATATTAAATATACCGACCCTATTCAAAACTTAGGAGTTCCGGGCATGCGTTTAGATATGGCTTTTGCACAGGGTGTAGGAACCGCTAATGGCAATCCCTATTTCGAGCGTCTTTTGCCGGATAATACGCCAGCAACAATGACTTACTTTCAGTATGCTGCAGGTCATGATTATACGTTCTTCTCTTTTTGGTTAGGAAACAATGATGTTTTAGGCTACGCTATGAACGGTGCAGTCTCTACGGTAAATACACCTGCAGGTCCGGTTGAAGATCCAACAAAGAATTTGACATCACTACCTTTATTTACACAGTTATACACGAACTTTATTACCACGTTGACTGCAAAAGGTCAAAAAGGTGTTGTAGCTACGATTCCTGATGTTACGGCTGTGCCTTTCTTAAATACGGTAACTACGGCACGCTTGAACGCAGGTGTAGAAGCGGCATCGCAAGGGGCATTCAAAAATGTGATCATCAAAACAAAAACTGGTGTTCGCCCGGCAACGGCAAAGGATTTATTCCCTTTGACCTTCAATACCGCAGCATTGGGTAAACCAAACGAAGTTGGTCCTGGCTATGGTATCAGTCCAGCGAATCCAATCGAGGACCATAATGTATTGGACGAAGCGGAAGTAGCGCAAGTAAGTGCTCGAGTTAACGAGTTCAACACTGTAATTAAGCAAGTAGCAGAAAGCAAAAGTGTAGCGGTTGCTGATGTACATGCCTTCTTAAATAAAGTTAAGGGTGGCTATGTGTACAATGGCATCGGTATTAGCTCGGCTTTCATTACGGGTAATGCATTCTCATTAGACGGTGTGCACTTAACGCCAATGGGTAATGCAATCGTTGCTAACTTGTTTATTGATGCTATCAACAAGGAGTATAATGCATCCATTCCTAAAGTAGATATCTCTCTTTATAGAGGTGTAAAATATCCGAATTAA
- a CDS encoding OmpP1/FadL family transporter, whose product MKRLLLSLLLASPILLHAQGSQVNTQSQKAVGMAGAGSALFIDETSIFYNPGALVKMDHNAIQVGASAVMYRSAFREHGSTESHDTKFQISPPFGAYATFGPKNSWWKAGIGVYTPFGGSVDWGKEWPGRFSLTHLSMRAIYIQPTLSFKLTEQFSVGGGFVYNIGLVDLGRALPVFYPDGTAGQATLKGTGTGMGYNVGVHYNLEDQFAISLSYRSKVVTKLEGGDATFEVPTSLAANFPNGKFDAELPLPSTFNIGIAFPLSDKVQAAIDGSLINYDIYKELVFDYETNTPVLQDTRSEKRYQNAFSGKAGINYDVNDALALRVGAGYVYTPVQAKYVYPETPDNNRIMAAGGVSYKFNPKWEMSAAYVFQKILKRTTTNAETLLHGAYETNIHAPGISLSYKW is encoded by the coding sequence ATGAAACGATTATTACTGAGTTTGTTATTAGCTTCCCCTATTCTATTGCATGCACAAGGCTCGCAAGTGAATACGCAAAGTCAGAAAGCCGTAGGTATGGCCGGCGCAGGTTCTGCACTATTTATAGATGAAACGTCTATATTTTACAACCCGGGTGCATTAGTAAAGATGGACCACAACGCCATTCAGGTTGGTGCTAGTGCTGTTATGTACCGATCTGCTTTCCGTGAACATGGAAGTACGGAATCACACGATACGAAATTTCAAATTTCGCCTCCATTTGGTGCTTATGCTACTTTTGGCCCGAAAAACTCTTGGTGGAAAGCCGGTATCGGCGTTTATACACCTTTCGGTGGCTCGGTAGATTGGGGCAAAGAATGGCCAGGACGCTTCTCTCTGACGCACCTTTCTATGCGCGCAATTTATATACAACCAACATTGAGCTTTAAGCTTACTGAGCAGTTCAGCGTAGGTGGTGGATTTGTTTATAACATCGGATTGGTTGATCTAGGTCGTGCTCTACCTGTGTTCTACCCGGATGGAACTGCCGGACAGGCAACCCTAAAGGGAACAGGTACGGGTATGGGTTATAATGTCGGGGTACACTACAACCTAGAAGATCAATTTGCCATCTCCTTAAGCTACCGTTCGAAAGTTGTTACAAAACTAGAAGGTGGCGACGCTACTTTTGAGGTTCCGACTTCATTGGCAGCAAATTTCCCTAATGGTAAATTCGACGCCGAATTGCCTTTACCTTCTACATTCAACATTGGTATCGCATTCCCACTGAGCGATAAAGTTCAAGCCGCAATCGACGGATCATTGATCAACTACGATATCTACAAAGAATTGGTATTCGATTACGAAACGAACACACCGGTATTGCAAGACACACGTTCGGAGAAGAGATATCAAAATGCCTTCTCGGGTAAAGCAGGTATCAACTACGACGTGAACGATGCATTGGCATTACGTGTAGGTGCGGGTTATGTTTACACGCCGGTTCAAGCGAAATATGTATATCCAGAGACGCCGGATAATAACCGTATCATGGCTGCTGGGGGTGTATCCTACAAGTTCAATCCGAAATGGGAAATGTCTGCCGCCTATGTATTCCAAAAGATCTTGAAGCGTACGACTACCAATGCGGAAACATTGCTTCACGGAGCATACGAAACCAATATCCATGCACCAGGTATCTCCCTGTCTTATAAATGGTAA
- the tpx gene encoding thiol peroxidase produces MAQIKFKGNAVHSEGNLPKVGDTAPNFTLTAGDLSSKSLSDFKGKKVILNIFPSIDTGTCAASVRQFNEKATSLDNTVVLGISKDLPFAHSRFCAAEGIENVITLSDFKDNAFADAYGVKFADGPLAGLLSRSVVVIDEEGKVVYTEQVEETTEEPDYDKALASI; encoded by the coding sequence ATGGCACAAATTAAATTCAAGGGCAACGCAGTTCATTCGGAAGGAAACCTACCTAAAGTAGGCGATACTGCTCCAAACTTCACACTAACAGCAGGCGACCTTTCGTCTAAGTCATTGAGCGACTTCAAAGGTAAGAAAGTTATTTTAAATATATTCCCGAGTATCGATACTGGTACATGCGCCGCGTCTGTACGCCAATTCAATGAAAAGGCAACAAGCTTAGATAATACAGTTGTTTTAGGTATCTCTAAAGATCTTCCTTTTGCACACTCACGCTTCTGTGCAGCAGAGGGAATCGAAAATGTAATCACCCTATCAGACTTTAAAGACAATGCTTTCGCAGACGCTTACGGCGTTAAGTTCGCAGACGGTCCTCTAGCAGGTCTGTTAAGCCGCTCCGTAGTGGTAATCGACGAAGAAGGTAAAGTAGTTTATACCGAGCAGGTAGAAGAAACTACCGAAGAGCCGGATTATGATAAAGCACTGGCTAGTATTTAA
- a CDS encoding trans-sulfuration enzyme family protein: protein MNNEQSKIIREQAQRSALREHSVPLYLTSSFIFDSADQGRAVFAEEEEGMVYSRYANPNTTEFINKVCLLENAEAGLAFASGMGAVFATFAGFIESGDHIVSSRAIFGSTHQLFTQLFPRWGVTTTYVDAINQDEWEKAIQPNTKFIFLESPSNPGLELVDLEWLGGLKKKYPHIIFAIDNCFATPYLQKPLQYGFDLSIHSATKYMDGQGRVLGGVVVGKKELMDKMMFLIRHTGPSMSPFNAWVLSKSIETLGLRMDRHCSNALALAQTLEQHPEIADVKYPFLPSHPQYELAKKQMKAGGGIVTFEVKGGKERAFKFLDALKMIKYTSNLGDARSIATHPATTTHSKLSEAEREKLGIRPGTVRLSVGIEEQEDIIGDILQALGAS from the coding sequence ATGAACAACGAACAATCCAAAATCATCCGCGAGCAAGCACAGCGCTCCGCATTACGCGAACACTCTGTTCCTCTTTACCTTACCTCAAGTTTTATTTTTGACAGTGCCGATCAAGGGCGTGCTGTTTTTGCAGAAGAAGAGGAAGGGATGGTTTATTCTCGTTATGCGAATCCGAACACAACAGAATTTATCAATAAGGTTTGTCTGTTAGAAAATGCAGAGGCTGGTTTAGCGTTTGCTTCGGGCATGGGAGCAGTTTTTGCGACCTTCGCGGGGTTCATTGAAAGTGGTGACCACATCGTATCTTCGCGCGCCATTTTTGGATCTACGCATCAGTTGTTCACGCAGCTATTCCCACGTTGGGGTGTTACCACGACTTATGTGGATGCCATCAATCAAGACGAGTGGGAGAAAGCCATTCAACCCAATACGAAATTTATATTCTTAGAGTCGCCGTCCAACCCTGGCCTTGAATTGGTGGATCTGGAATGGTTAGGCGGACTTAAAAAGAAATATCCACACATTATCTTTGCCATCGATAACTGCTTCGCAACGCCTTACCTTCAGAAACCCTTGCAATATGGGTTCGATCTGTCCATCCACTCAGCAACAAAATATATGGATGGTCAAGGTCGCGTGTTGGGTGGCGTAGTTGTGGGAAAGAAAGAATTGATGGACAAAATGATGTTCTTGATTCGCCATACCGGTCCTTCCATGTCGCCATTTAATGCTTGGGTACTTTCAAAGAGTATCGAAACATTAGGATTGCGCATGGACAGACACTGTTCGAATGCGCTGGCATTGGCACAGACTTTAGAGCAGCATCCCGAAATTGCCGACGTTAAATACCCTTTCCTACCCTCGCACCCGCAGTATGAATTGGCGAAAAAGCAGATGAAAGCAGGCGGTGGTATCGTGACGTTTGAAGTGAAAGGCGGAAAAGAACGCGCATTCAAATTCTTGGATGCCCTCAAAATGATAAAATACACCTCCAACCTCGGTGATGCCCGCAGTATCGCGACGCATCCGGCAACAACAACGCACTCTAAACTCTCCGAAGCCGAACGCGAAAAGCTAGGTATCCGCCCCGGAACGGTGCGCCTTTCCGTAGGTATCGAAGAACAAGAAGATATTATCGGCGATATTTTGCAGGCATTGGGGGCGAGCTAG